From the genome of Pseudomonas sp. AB6, one region includes:
- a CDS encoding TPM domain-containing protein, whose translation MRALRLIALGLLLACTTVASAALVFPSLTGRVVDSAQLIDGQTKAQLTQMLQAHEQTTGEQVVVVTLPNLQGTSIEDYGYQLGRAWGVGQKDKDNGALLIVARDDHKVRIEVGYGLEDRLTDAQSSVIVNQIITPAFKAGNFSGGISQGTEAMIQVLGGNPLAEPAADLAGENDSSDVPRDFLYVGLFLAFIFINMRWGGGGRFGGGGGFIGGAGGFGAGGSRSGGGAGFGGGGGSFGGGGASGSW comes from the coding sequence ATGCGCGCCTTGCGGCTTATTGCGCTTGGGCTGCTATTGGCATGCACCACGGTTGCGTCCGCCGCACTGGTGTTTCCGTCTTTGACTGGACGAGTGGTCGACAGCGCTCAACTGATCGACGGGCAAACCAAAGCACAGCTGACGCAAATGCTCCAAGCCCATGAACAAACCACCGGTGAGCAGGTGGTGGTGGTTACATTGCCTAATCTGCAAGGCACCAGCATTGAGGATTACGGCTATCAGCTGGGGCGGGCATGGGGCGTGGGGCAAAAAGACAAAGACAATGGTGCGCTGCTGATTGTGGCCCGCGATGATCATAAGGTTCGGATCGAGGTTGGCTATGGACTTGAGGACCGTCTGACCGATGCTCAGTCTTCTGTGATCGTCAATCAGATCATCACCCCGGCGTTCAAGGCCGGTAACTTCTCTGGCGGGATCAGCCAAGGGACTGAGGCGATGATTCAGGTGTTGGGCGGCAACCCGTTGGCGGAGCCTGCTGCAGATCTGGCCGGGGAGAACGACTCCAGCGACGTGCCCCGTGACTTTTTGTATGTGGGACTGTTTTTGGCTTTCATCTTTATCAATATGCGTTGGGGCGGTGGTGGGCGTTTTGGTGGCGGAGGTGGTTTTATCGGCGGTGCTGGCGGTTTCGGAGCAGGTGGTTCCCGATCAGGTGGCGGCGCAGGTTTCGGCGGTGGCGGCGGCAGCTTTGGCGGCGGAGGGGCCTCTGGCAGTTGGTAG
- a CDS encoding LemA family protein: MQTPRGYGFSWSMTALMLLSTLLAGCGINNIPTYDEQVKAAWAQVQNQYQRRADLIPNLVETVKGYAKQEQTTLTAVIEARAKATSIQINASSLNDPEKLKQFQQAQGQLTSALSRLMVVSERYPDLKSNQNFLALQSQLEGTENRISVARKDFIASVERYNTEIRTFPGRLWHSVIYSDLPIRPNFDATTEGADKSPEVKF; encoded by the coding sequence ATGCAAACACCACGGGGCTACGGCTTCAGTTGGTCCATGACGGCGCTGATGCTGCTGAGCACGTTGCTCGCGGGTTGCGGTATCAACAACATCCCAACCTATGACGAGCAGGTTAAGGCCGCGTGGGCTCAGGTGCAGAATCAATATCAGCGGCGTGCCGACCTGATTCCCAATCTGGTGGAAACCGTTAAGGGCTACGCCAAACAGGAGCAGACGACGTTAACCGCCGTGATTGAAGCGCGGGCCAAGGCCACGTCTATTCAGATTAACGCCAGCAGCTTGAACGACCCGGAAAAGCTAAAGCAATTCCAGCAGGCTCAAGGTCAACTGACCAGTGCGCTTAGTCGATTGATGGTGGTGTCGGAGCGTTACCCGGACCTTAAATCCAACCAGAACTTCCTGGCGCTACAGTCGCAACTGGAAGGTACTGAAAACAGAATAAGCGTAGCGCGCAAAGATTTTATTGCCTCGGTCGAGCGCTATAACACTGAAATTCGCACGTTCCCTGGCCGTCTTTGGCACAGCGTGATTTACAGTGATTTGCCGATTCGCCCCAACTTCGACGCCACTACCGAAGGCGCTGACAAATCCCCGGAAGTGAAATTCTGA